The following proteins are co-located in the Candidatus Methanogranum gryphiswaldense genome:
- a CDS encoding zinc ribbon domain-containing protein — protein MSISLKIDKSKLDLNPKRTAALVITFILALILTLYGWTANCFGMFLIGVMLYMIPHLLGVNNLKLLTAYGAIFMITALIIGATVMAPGVIDKNSEPVEDSNFTDITCTYEDNTVTIVATYSGDTSGYDIVLRTYTVSGVGFTTDQVYGSDLEKFELTVVSYTSESTTASGTFDLDSSKLYIGQLGLVNDNDDFSDGSYTWFLTDAYDGSLTSICIYGTFMSTVYVIIIFLMILFLSAFMRSRLEKTRTKMEEEGRLYPKGYGRCEKCNAVVLPGEVNCRKCGAYIDRPEDIKPNKADFFTCSDCGAEVPADAKVCPKCGSKFDEEIETEVTHADGTVEVTLNNIICPDCGAEVPSTASFCPKCGKKF, from the coding sequence ATGAGTATATCGCTGAAGATCGATAAAAGTAAACTCGATCTAAATCCAAAAAGGACGGCGGCCTTGGTAATAACCTTCATCTTGGCCCTTATCCTTACTTTGTATGGATGGACGGCTAACTGTTTTGGAATGTTCCTTATCGGTGTAATGCTTTACATGATCCCTCACCTATTAGGTGTCAATAACCTCAAACTCTTGACAGCTTACGGTGCCATCTTCATGATAACAGCATTGATAATTGGTGCCACGGTAATGGCGCCAGGTGTGATCGATAAGAATTCGGAACCAGTAGAAGATTCTAACTTTACAGATATCACATGCACTTACGAAGACAATACCGTCACAATAGTTGCAACCTATTCCGGTGACACTTCAGGATATGACATAGTCCTCCGCACTTACACGGTCAGTGGCGTAGGTTTCACTACCGATCAGGTATACGGTTCTGACTTAGAAAAATTCGAATTAACGGTCGTATCCTATACCTCAGAAAGTACAACGGCTAGCGGTACTTTCGATCTAGATTCCTCTAAGCTATACATTGGTCAATTAGGTCTGGTCAACGATAATGATGACTTTAGTGATGGATCATACACCTGGTTCCTGACAGATGCTTACGACGGAAGTCTCACATCGATTTGCATATATGGAACCTTCATGAGCACGGTCTACGTGATCATAATCTTCCTGATGATCCTCTTCCTCTCTGCATTCATGAGGTCAAGATTGGAAAAGACAAGGACCAAGATGGAAGAAGAGGGCCGCCTGTACCCCAAGGGATACGGTAGATGCGAAAAATGCAACGCAGTTGTATTGCCTGGTGAGGTCAACTGTAGGAAGTGCGGTGCATATATCGACCGTCCAGAAGACATAAAACCGAATAAGGCAGACTTCTTTACCTGTTCAGACTGCGGAGCCGAAGTGCCAGCAGATGCCAAGGTATGTCCCAAATGCGGATCCAAATTTGATGAGGAGATCGAAACAGAGGTCACACATGCCGACGGAACAGTAGAGGTCACTTTGAATAACATCATCTGTCCTGACTGTGGAGCCGAAGTACCTTCGACCGCGTCCTTCTGCCCCAAATGCGGTAAGAAATTCTGA
- a CDS encoding DNA topoisomerase VI subunit B produces the protein MPSTSSDSKAVKDKAPTALQLAAKQQEISVTEFFEKNKQILGFDSRQKSLIMGIKEAVDNSLDACEEAGFLPDIIVKVNHGEDDDDYIVYEEDNGPGIIHKMIPNVFGRLLYGSRFHALRQSRGQQGIGISATIMFGNINTGKPAHVRSKIEGIDEVAWQMDISVDTKTNRPIVTHDKAFTWEGKEHGVSVEYTTKGRYVTGKQSIFEYLKETAIVNPHARIEFHDPDGKTYTFERATDQLPPRSKEIKPHPEGMEIGDLMKYANNTQQKTMRLFLKSDFSRITDRIADDILEKAKINPESKPDKMSRDDFKNLLKAIDNVKIMAPPTDCLSPIGDILIKKGLMHILDGMRPDYYATPVTRAPKTVNGNPFIIEAGIVYGGEIPSDSPVQILRFANRVPLLYQAGACAITKAVAEVDWRRYGLEQRGGKGVPYGPAIILVHIASTKVPFTSEGKEAVATFDEIQSEINLALRLCARNLKSHLNKMERKIKTHAKFEIVQVILPDLAQKSAKMLNKPVPDLSMTISKIMNVVWIEPTVTKIGKNARSFKYTIYNYTTHPRSMQLHAQLPKECVNLTLFTNPHFIEMNEEGKTTWEIKDLAPSTNLELNFELKGDMSDTFDADDIYISGINPVIVMGAEALPGDWGIKGLEIVESEDDYVQDSTEEEETTEDEDLGDE, from the coding sequence ATGCCCTCTACTAGTAGTGATTCTAAAGCCGTCAAGGACAAGGCTCCGACGGCACTTCAGCTTGCAGCAAAACAACAGGAGATCTCAGTAACTGAATTCTTTGAGAAGAATAAACAGATCCTTGGTTTCGATTCGCGTCAAAAATCGCTCATAATGGGTATAAAGGAAGCCGTGGACAATTCTTTGGATGCTTGCGAAGAAGCGGGATTCTTGCCAGATATAATTGTCAAGGTCAATCACGGTGAGGATGATGATGACTACATAGTGTACGAGGAAGACAACGGCCCAGGTATCATCCACAAAATGATCCCCAATGTTTTCGGCCGTCTACTCTATGGTTCAAGGTTCCACGCCCTCAGACAATCCAGGGGACAGCAAGGTATCGGTATATCGGCCACTATCATGTTCGGTAACATAAACACCGGAAAACCAGCCCATGTCAGATCCAAGATAGAAGGTATTGATGAAGTTGCATGGCAGATGGACATCTCGGTGGATACCAAGACAAACCGCCCCATTGTCACCCACGACAAAGCATTCACCTGGGAAGGCAAAGAACACGGCGTAAGCGTTGAATACACTACAAAAGGAAGATATGTGACCGGAAAACAGTCCATATTCGAATATCTGAAAGAGACGGCCATCGTCAATCCTCATGCGCGCATAGAGTTCCATGACCCAGACGGAAAAACATACACTTTCGAAAGAGCGACCGATCAGTTGCCTCCGAGATCCAAGGAGATCAAACCCCATCCGGAAGGCATGGAGATCGGAGACCTCATGAAATATGCCAACAACACACAGCAGAAGACCATGAGACTTTTCCTGAAAAGTGATTTCTCCAGGATCACAGACAGAATAGCTGACGATATCTTAGAAAAAGCGAAGATAAATCCAGAATCAAAACCCGACAAAATGTCACGTGATGATTTCAAGAATCTACTAAAGGCCATAGACAATGTAAAGATAATGGCCCCTCCTACCGATTGCTTATCCCCTATAGGAGACATACTTATCAAAAAGGGTCTCATGCATATCCTGGACGGTATGCGTCCAGATTATTATGCGACGCCTGTCACCAGAGCTCCTAAGACAGTAAACGGCAATCCGTTCATAATCGAAGCTGGAATAGTCTACGGTGGAGAGATACCCAGCGATTCACCTGTACAGATCCTTAGATTTGCCAACCGTGTACCTCTGTTATATCAAGCAGGTGCATGCGCGATAACCAAAGCAGTCGCAGAGGTTGATTGGAGAAGATATGGTCTTGAACAGAGAGGAGGAAAGGGAGTCCCGTACGGACCAGCCATAATACTGGTACATATTGCCTCCACAAAAGTTCCATTCACTTCCGAAGGAAAAGAGGCTGTAGCTACATTCGATGAGATACAATCTGAGATCAATCTTGCACTCAGACTATGTGCCAGAAACCTTAAGAGTCATCTTAATAAAATGGAAAGGAAGATCAAGACACATGCCAAATTCGAGATCGTGCAAGTGATACTTCCGGATCTAGCACAGAAATCCGCAAAGATGCTGAACAAACCTGTTCCAGACCTCAGCATGACCATATCGAAGATCATGAATGTCGTGTGGATCGAACCCACCGTGACAAAGATCGGGAAGAACGCGCGCTCATTCAAATATACGATATATAACTACACAACACACCCCAGAAGCATGCAGCTACATGCACAGTTGCCGAAGGAATGCGTAAATCTCACACTTTTCACCAATCCTCACTTCATAGAGATGAACGAAGAAGGAAAGACCACATGGGAGATCAAGGATCTTGCACCTTCCACCAACTTAGAATTGAATTTCGAACTCAAAGGAGATATGTCAGATACTTTCGATGCAGATGATATCTACATCTCTGGAATAAATCCTGTGATCGTAATGGGTGCTGAAGCTTTGCCCGGAGATTGGGGAATAAAGGGATTGGAGATCGTTGAATCCGAGGATGATTACGTCCAAGATAGCACAGAGGAAGAAGAAACAACGGAGGATGAAGATCTTGGAGACGAATGA
- a CDS encoding DNA topoisomerase IV subunit A: MKILETNERQRIAREKLTTVVEGLYNEMSAGNIPEMKLALRSKKNIEFDCTHNVWKYGSLRTCRTAKTVQGAQMMLRTAYTAEFINEMIREGHSSTLREMYYISEGWHNAKFHTQDESNLLAEDLEVISGCMREDFKLRPEESGAHIYGNVDFQTMTKKGLKTINCMEDVAETGFAVPYNVDDGTFNIKGIRDSKFVMAIETGGMYARLIENGFPEKYNCVLVHLSGQPARSTRRIIKKLNEEYNMPITVFTDGDPWSFRIYGSVAYGAIKTAHISEYLATPTAQFIGITPSDILNYDLPTDKLNDKDIGALNAELSDPRFADEFWVNEIQAMLSMGKKSEQQALAKYGLDYVTDTYLPEKLTNMGIL, translated from the coding sequence ATGAAGATCTTGGAGACGAATGAGAGACAACGGATAGCCCGTGAAAAGTTGACAACCGTCGTAGAAGGCCTCTACAACGAGATGTCCGCCGGAAACATACCTGAGATGAAATTAGCACTAAGGTCAAAGAAGAACATAGAGTTCGATTGCACACATAACGTTTGGAAATACGGCAGTCTCAGAACCTGTCGTACAGCAAAGACCGTCCAGGGGGCGCAAATGATGCTCAGGACAGCATACACAGCAGAGTTCATCAATGAAATGATCCGCGAAGGCCACTCTTCAACCTTAAGGGAGATGTATTACATCTCTGAAGGATGGCATAACGCAAAATTCCATACACAAGATGAAAGCAATCTTTTAGCGGAAGACCTGGAGGTCATATCCGGCTGCATGAGAGAGGATTTCAAACTGCGTCCGGAAGAAAGTGGTGCTCATATCTATGGAAATGTAGATTTCCAAACGATGACGAAAAAAGGTCTGAAGACCATCAATTGCATGGAAGATGTTGCCGAGACTGGATTCGCTGTACCTTACAACGTAGATGATGGAACGTTCAATATCAAAGGCATCAGAGATTCCAAATTTGTGATGGCCATAGAAACTGGTGGTATGTACGCAAGACTGATCGAGAACGGCTTTCCTGAAAAATACAACTGCGTATTGGTACACCTTAGCGGACAACCTGCAAGAAGTACCAGGCGCATTATAAAAAAGCTAAATGAGGAATACAACATGCCCATCACTGTCTTCACTGACGGTGACCCTTGGTCATTCAGGATATACGGTTCCGTCGCATATGGTGCGATCAAGACCGCACACATATCAGAATACCTTGCAACGCCCACAGCACAGTTCATCGGTATAACTCCGTCAGACATATTGAACTACGATCTGCCGACAGATAAACTGAATGACAAAGATATCGGGGCCCTCAACGCAGAACTTTCAGACCCCAGGTTCGCAGATGAATTCTGGGTCAATGAGATACAGGCCATGCTCAGTATGGGTAAAAAATCTGAACAGCAGGCATTGGCCAAATACGGTCTGGATTACGTCACGGACACGTACCTTCCCGAAAAACTCACCAATATGGGAATATTGTGA
- the lysS gene encoding lysine--tRNA ligase translates to MHWADVIAKEVADTCEHPLIATGISPTGIIHVGSLREAITGESVRSAVEGLGKEVRLIYLIDSFDPLRKCYDFLPKEYENYVGMPISRIPCPCGKHENYAHHFVKPFLDAVDSLGVKCDIIWTHELYDNGKFAEAIDMTFKKRHQVIQILNEVSGKEANPNYAPYNPICAKCGRFTNPLFDTYSFPFVEYQCTCGHHGKADIRKGDGKLTWRCEWPAKWALFGTSAEPFGKDHAAAGGSYDTGVRIVREIFGAEPPVPIPYEFVQLKGVGQMHKSLGCSVTGLDAISMTPPEVLNYLFLRVNPSRAIDYDSGIGTLDMADEYDRMERLFFQGEFTEAEENSVRAYEIAQHNHVPKQMPMQIPYRHLVNVVQMTDSFEGVIEVLSRTEDMSKANEEDLKRLERRVTCVRYWLKGFAPDIVKFSVYPTVPMGVELTMNDKVFFKELVNKMNDCNWDSKTISDIISDTGNSSPLGAKGAFKAIYSVLIGKAAGPRLGPFLASMDKQFVINRFIQASM, encoded by the coding sequence ATGCACTGGGCTGACGTTATTGCGAAAGAAGTGGCCGACACCTGTGAGCACCCGCTCATAGCTACAGGTATCAGCCCCACGGGAATCATTCATGTGGGAAGTTTGAGAGAGGCCATTACAGGAGAGTCTGTACGCAGCGCTGTGGAAGGACTCGGTAAAGAGGTCAGGTTGATCTATCTGATAGATTCGTTCGATCCTCTCAGGAAATGCTACGATTTTCTTCCCAAGGAATATGAGAATTATGTAGGGATGCCCATATCAAGGATCCCATGTCCATGCGGTAAGCATGAGAATTATGCACATCATTTCGTTAAACCATTCTTGGATGCAGTGGACTCTTTAGGAGTAAAATGCGATATAATCTGGACCCATGAACTGTATGACAACGGGAAGTTCGCGGAGGCCATCGATATGACCTTTAAGAAGAGGCATCAGGTCATACAGATACTCAATGAGGTCTCAGGCAAGGAGGCCAATCCAAATTATGCACCTTACAATCCAATATGTGCGAAATGTGGACGTTTCACAAATCCCTTGTTCGATACATATTCATTCCCTTTCGTGGAGTACCAATGTACATGTGGGCACCATGGAAAGGCCGACATCAGGAAAGGAGATGGAAAGCTCACATGGAGGTGTGAATGGCCTGCAAAGTGGGCACTATTCGGCACATCCGCAGAGCCTTTTGGTAAGGACCATGCAGCGGCAGGAGGCTCTTACGACACAGGTGTAAGGATCGTAAGGGAGATCTTCGGTGCAGAACCTCCAGTTCCGATCCCATATGAGTTCGTTCAGCTCAAAGGGGTCGGACAGATGCATAAGTCCTTGGGATGTTCCGTTACAGGACTGGATGCGATCAGTATGACCCCTCCGGAAGTTTTGAATTATCTGTTCCTGAGAGTGAATCCCAGCAGAGCTATTGATTATGACTCCGGTATCGGGACCCTCGATATGGCAGACGAATATGACAGGATGGAACGTCTTTTCTTCCAGGGAGAATTTACAGAGGCCGAAGAGAATTCTGTTCGTGCTTACGAGATTGCACAGCACAATCATGTACCTAAACAGATGCCTATGCAGATACCATACAGGCACCTTGTCAATGTTGTTCAGATGACGGATTCCTTCGAAGGCGTCATTGAAGTATTGAGCCGTACAGAGGACATGTCCAAAGCAAACGAGGAGGACCTCAAGAGACTCGAACGCAGGGTCACTTGTGTGAGATATTGGCTCAAGGGATTTGCTCCAGATATTGTCAAGTTCTCTGTTTATCCAACTGTTCCCATGGGGGTCGAGCTTACAATGAATGATAAGGTATTCTTCAAGGAGCTTGTCAACAAGATGAATGATTGCAATTGGGATTCAAAGACCATCAGCGATATAATATCCGATACTGGAAACAGTTCTCCGCTTGGTGCGAAAGGTGCGTTCAAGGCGATATATTCTGTACTTATCGGAAAGGCCGCAGGTCCAAGGTTGGGCCCCTTCCTTGCAAGCATGGATAAACAATTTGTAATAAATAGGTTCATTCAGGCCTCGATGTGA
- a CDS encoding preprotein translocase subunit Sec61beta, translating into MAKKNDSSFASSAGLMRYFDTEDDKGIRIGPKTVIGIAIGFSIFILLLSVFLPMN; encoded by the coding sequence ATGGCCAAGAAAAACGACAGCTCGTTCGCATCATCTGCCGGATTGATGAGATACTTCGATACAGAGGACGACAAAGGTATTAGGATCGGCCCGAAGACCGTCATCGGAATAGCCATTGGATTCTCGATATTTATTCTTCTTTTGTCCGTATTCCTGCCAATGAACTGA
- a CDS encoding class I SAM-dependent methyltransferase, which translates to MDYDDVPVCMEWRLEREKHPFFGESFSEDRVLSCWDRSAEKYTGDNYSNIRSSIIEDLLKMGILNDKHIVLDIGCGPGLFALPFAECVKKVYCVDSSIPMIDRLVSNMGKRSVENIEVRHSTWESLEPIDDVDVAFTSLCPPLNDPISILRLEKFASKYCVYISSSNDDKGMNLEIWNRLGKKYSFRGYDTKYPYEFLKSQGREPELRFYSEILKNEQTVENAISSELAKISQYRSICPEIENIVTDVVMSYQSNGHVNTEQEMRMGMLIWKPTRAS; encoded by the coding sequence ATGGATTACGATGATGTTCCAGTGTGCATGGAATGGAGACTTGAGAGAGAAAAACATCCTTTTTTTGGAGAATCATTTTCCGAGGATAGGGTTCTTTCTTGTTGGGACCGTTCTGCAGAGAAATATACAGGCGATAATTATTCTAACATCCGTTCATCCATAATAGAAGACCTTTTAAAAATGGGCATATTGAACGATAAGCACATCGTATTGGATATCGGTTGCGGCCCCGGTCTCTTCGCATTGCCTTTTGCAGAGTGCGTCAAGAAGGTGTACTGTGTCGATAGCAGTATACCAATGATAGACAGACTAGTATCCAATATGGGTAAGAGAAGTGTCGAAAATATAGAGGTCAGGCACTCCACATGGGAAAGTTTGGAGCCCATTGATGATGTGGATGTGGCTTTTACATCGTTGTGTCCTCCCCTTAATGATCCGATATCAATACTAAGGCTGGAAAAATTTGCATCCAAGTATTGTGTGTACATATCCTCATCCAATGATGATAAAGGTATGAATCTTGAGATCTGGAATAGGTTAGGGAAAAAATATTCTTTCAGAGGGTATGATACGAAGTATCCTTACGAGTTTTTGAAATCACAAGGTCGTGAACCTGAGTTGAGATTTTATTCAGAGATATTGAAAAATGAGCAAACCGTGGAAAATGCAATATCTTCGGAATTGGCCAAGATATCTCAATATAGATCAATATGTCCTGAGATCGAAAACATTGTTACAGATGTGGTCATGTCTTATCAGAGTAATGGGCATGTAAACACAGAACAGGAAATGAGGATGGGAATGCTAATATGGAAGCCTACGAGGGCTTCATGA
- a CDS encoding iron ABC transporter permease has translation MNFKFGSKLFGSKENDLDKETVRRSRSKRISYILIITVLVLVLSAYSITISSTTITPIQVYEALINQIFPGLFDIPWKTEQIVMKVYAPRVLMALIVGGILAVGGCIVQTILKNPLATPYTLGVSSSAAFGAGMAIIFGITAVAGTFGTMLNAFLFSLIPAAIILLASARRNMMATTMILVGISISYLFSAANTIMQYFGSADAVKQAMFWAVGDLNNATLSQVPYVAVTLCITVALAAWLIKDIDIMRMGDETATALGVNVKRTRTAAIVLACFSTAIAVSFVGAIGFICLLAPQISRIFVGGNLRYLLPASLVTGSLLLVIADIIAKDLLNPIILPVGAITALIGAPILIYLLLRNKNTVVS, from the coding sequence ATGAATTTTAAGTTCGGTTCTAAATTGTTCGGGTCGAAAGAGAACGATCTGGATAAAGAAACTGTACGCAGATCACGTTCAAAACGTATCAGTTATATTTTGATAATTACTGTTTTGGTATTGGTCCTTTCTGCATATTCAATCACTATAAGTTCTACAACGATAACACCTATTCAGGTCTATGAGGCACTTATAAATCAGATATTCCCAGGTCTTTTTGATATACCTTGGAAGACCGAGCAGATAGTAATGAAAGTGTATGCGCCTAGGGTTTTGATGGCGCTCATCGTGGGAGGAATTCTAGCGGTCGGGGGGTGTATCGTGCAGACGATATTGAAGAATCCACTGGCCACACCTTACACGTTGGGAGTATCTTCAAGTGCTGCATTCGGTGCTGGAATGGCCATAATATTTGGCATAACTGCGGTTGCTGGAACATTTGGCACGATGCTAAATGCATTCTTGTTCTCACTCATTCCGGCCGCCATAATACTACTTGCTTCTGCACGCAGGAACATGATGGCAACGACGATGATACTTGTTGGGATATCGATATCGTATCTTTTCAGTGCTGCAAATACGATAATGCAGTACTTTGGTAGTGCGGATGCAGTAAAACAGGCTATGTTCTGGGCAGTAGGCGATCTTAACAATGCGACATTGAGTCAGGTTCCTTATGTGGCTGTAACATTGTGCATAACTGTTGCGTTGGCAGCATGGTTGATTAAAGATATAGACATAATGAGGATGGGAGATGAGACGGCCACAGCGTTGGGTGTCAATGTCAAAAGGACGCGTACAGCAGCCATTGTACTGGCATGTTTCTCGACTGCGATCGCTGTCAGTTTTGTTGGAGCAATAGGATTCATCTGTCTTCTTGCACCGCAGATATCAAGGATATTCGTAGGAGGTAACCTTCGTTATCTGCTTCCAGCATCTCTTGTTACTGGATCATTACTACTGGTAATTGCGGACATAATCGCCAAGGACCTGCTAAATCCAATAATACTTCCTGTCGGAGCGATTACTGCTTTGATCGGTGCACCGATACTAATATATCTCTTGTTACGTAACAAGAACACCGTGGTGAGTTGA
- a CDS encoding ABC transporter ATP-binding protein has protein sequence MHLKMDGVEFSYGSVPILQNVNMELHPSEILGILGPNGSGKTTMLRCINGILTPQQGSITLDSDEIKKMPRKDVAKNLGYVPQNAISEKNGPTVFEVVLMGRRPHIVWEFGDKDKDIAWNAMNDMDVKNLADADFGTLSSGQAQRVLMARAIAQEAKILLLDEPTSNLDVKYQIEVMRTIHDLVHQKKVGACAIIHDLDLAMRFCDKVVLLHNGNIMAAGPTRLVLNPKNIKTVYEVDAIIDDKYDRPRVLIM, from the coding sequence ATGCATCTGAAGATGGACGGCGTGGAATTCAGTTATGGTAGCGTGCCTATCTTACAGAATGTGAACATGGAACTTCATCCATCCGAGATATTGGGCATATTGGGACCTAACGGATCTGGAAAAACAACCATGCTTCGTTGCATAAACGGAATTCTCACACCTCAACAGGGTTCAATTACATTGGATTCGGATGAGATCAAGAAGATGCCTCGCAAAGATGTGGCAAAAAATTTAGGGTATGTCCCTCAAAACGCCATATCAGAAAAGAATGGGCCTACTGTATTTGAGGTCGTCTTAATGGGTCGCAGACCCCACATAGTATGGGAATTCGGTGACAAAGATAAAGATATCGCATGGAACGCGATGAATGATATGGATGTAAAGAATCTCGCTGATGCTGATTTCGGAACACTTAGCAGCGGTCAGGCACAAAGGGTTCTTATGGCAAGGGCCATAGCACAAGAGGCCAAAATACTGCTCCTTGACGAACCTACAAGTAACCTTGATGTGAAATATCAGATAGAGGTCATGAGAACCATACATGATCTGGTACATCAAAAAAAGGTGGGCGCGTGCGCAATAATACATGACCTGGACCTTGCCATGAGATTCTGCGACAAAGTAGTACTGTTACATAACGGCAATATTATGGCCGCAGGACCCACAAGACTGGTCCTCAACCCCAAGAATATTAAGACCGTTTACGAAGTAGATGCTATCATAGACGACAAATACGACCGCCCGCGCGTTCTTATAATGTAA
- a CDS encoding cation:proton antiporter codes for MDIGPILIMLVVLLILARIGSRIFARFGTPGLIGEIIIGVVIANLTIGDWSFLSMLDIQMDPANENYEVLELFAELGVIFLLFSVGLETRVSDLMSVGKAAMLVATLGVIVPFILGFAVIEVTGDGLNAALFMAAAMVATSVGITARVIKDMKLIDTKEARIIIGAAVIDDILGMIVLAVVIGMSSGTGGGIDIGNVILVSAMAVAFVLLTIAAAKFIVPKVYDYFKARSENRLKKTGEAHSTVNKLILALVTCLFFAWIADSIGLAAIIGAFLGGMLLADHAWEWELESKVESIMTLFLSFFFLNVGMQIDISECASWTVIGLAIVIILLAVVSKYIGCGLGARLGDKTLDKTSINIIGVGMIPRGEVGIIVAAYGLQHGVLSNDLYAVVIVMAVATTIIAPPLLSKAFRKKYPEEYKITLDDV; via the coding sequence ATGGACATAGGCCCAATCCTCATAATGTTGGTCGTGCTATTGATTTTGGCACGTATCGGCTCTAGGATATTCGCGAGATTCGGGACGCCCGGACTTATCGGTGAGATAATAATTGGTGTGGTCATCGCGAATCTTACGATCGGTGATTGGTCGTTCTTGTCCATGCTCGATATCCAGATGGATCCTGCGAATGAGAATTATGAGGTGCTGGAGCTTTTTGCTGAGCTGGGTGTCATATTCCTACTTTTCTCTGTTGGATTGGAGACAAGGGTCAGTGATCTGATGTCCGTTGGAAAGGCCGCCATGTTGGTGGCCACACTTGGAGTCATAGTCCCGTTCATTCTGGGATTTGCCGTCATCGAAGTAACAGGTGATGGTCTTAACGCGGCACTGTTCATGGCGGCTGCGATGGTCGCTACGAGTGTAGGTATAACTGCTCGTGTCATCAAGGACATGAAACTCATAGATACCAAGGAAGCTAGGATCATAATAGGTGCCGCGGTGATAGATGATATTCTTGGCATGATCGTATTGGCTGTTGTAATTGGCATGTCGTCCGGTACAGGCGGCGGTATCGACATAGGCAATGTAATACTCGTGTCCGCGATGGCAGTAGCGTTCGTTCTGCTCACGATAGCTGCAGCCAAGTTCATTGTACCCAAGGTCTATGATTATTTCAAGGCCAGATCAGAAAATAGATTGAAGAAGACTGGAGAAGCGCATTCTACAGTGAATAAATTGATCCTGGCCTTGGTAACATGTCTTTTCTTTGCATGGATAGCGGATTCAATAGGTCTTGCAGCAATAATTGGTGCATTCTTGGGAGGCATGCTATTAGCAGATCACGCCTGGGAATGGGAACTTGAGAGTAAGGTGGAGTCGATAATGACACTTTTCCTATCGTTCTTCTTCTTGAATGTCGGTATGCAGATCGACATTTCTGAGTGTGCAAGTTGGACGGTCATAGGTCTTGCGATAGTGATCATACTCCTCGCAGTGGTGTCTAAGTACATTGGTTGTGGATTGGGAGCAAGATTGGGTGATAAGACCTTGGATAAGACCTCTATTAATATCATAGGAGTCGGAATGATCCCCAGAGGAGAGGTTGGTATCATAGTCGCAGCATATGGTCTTCAACATGGTGTGTTAAGCAATGATCTGTATGCTGTCGTGATAGTAATGGCCGTGGCGACGACAATAATAGCGCCTCCGCTGTTATCCAAGGCATTCAGGAAGAAGTATCCAGAAGAATACAAGATCACACTGGACGATGTGTAA
- a CDS encoding CopG family transcriptional regulator, which translates to MSLNDENIQALDDIQKVFGLAGRSEAVRTAINAAKIEMQDLKGMSGVVEGVLIIVRRDHADPWMNVIQSRYVSDIKTQLHSHLRDSKCLEVMVISSDSGRLSAMITEIHAQGKADYVKFVRS; encoded by the coding sequence ATTTCTTTGAACGATGAGAACATCCAGGCATTGGATGATATTCAGAAGGTTTTTGGATTGGCAGGAAGAAGTGAAGCTGTCCGTACTGCCATCAATGCTGCCAAGATCGAGATGCAGGATCTCAAAGGTATGTCCGGGGTCGTGGAAGGGGTATTGATAATCGTGAGAAGGGATCATGCCGATCCTTGGATGAACGTCATCCAATCCAGATATGTATCGGATATCAAGACGCAGTTGCATTCTCATTTGAGGGATAGCAAGTGTCTTGAGGTCATGGTGATATCAAGTGATTCCGGAAGATTGTCTGCAATGATTACAGAGATACACGCTCAAGGTAAAGCGGATTATGTAAAATTCGTTCGCAGTTGA